The Burkholderiales bacterium genome segment GGCCATTCTCAACATGAGAGAGCAGGTTCTGTCGGAACTCTACAAAGTTCATCCACAGGCAAGAGTTGAAGTTGCATCTGCGCCTGGCTACGCTGTATTCAGCAACTGGAACGTTTACCTGTTTTTTGTCAGCGGCGGCAGCGGTTATGGCGTGGCTAAAGACAATCGAACGGGCAAAAATACGTATATGAAAATGGGAGAACTTGGCGCGGGGTTGGGACTGGGTGTAAAGGATTTCCGCGCCGTATTTATTTTCAACAAGCGCTCGGTCATGGAGCAGTTCGTCAACAAAGGTTGGGAATTCGGGGGGCAAGCCGATGCCGCGGCCAAAGCCGGCGAGAAAGGCTACGCGTTAGGAGGCCAAGGCGTGGTCAGTGACATCACCATTTACGAATTGACCGAAAGCGGGCTGGCACTCCAGGCAACGGTGGAAGGAACCAAATACTGGAAGGACGCCGATCTTAATTAATGAGCTGAGCGGGGCGCCGAACCGCTCCGCAGCAACGGCTCAATAAGTTCATTCAAAGCAAGGCCGCTCATTTTCCTTATTCGTTAAGTACCAGCCGCCCACAGCATGGCTGCACCTGAAATTAACATCAGTCCTTCCATTAAGAGACGGAATTGTTCGGGCTCCAGCTTAAGCACAAATCGTTTGGCAACGAATGTGCCGCCCATCAGTGAAAAGCCGGTGATGAGACCCTTGAGAATTATATCCGTCGGCAGGGCGCCGAAACTGCGGAACACGACCGCTTTGCTCACATAGACGGCAAGTGAACTCGCGGCTTCGGTCGCGAGAAACGCGCCCTTGGCTAGACCATAGGCGAGGAATATCGGCACCGAGATCGGGCCGGTCGTGGCAACGATTCCTGTTATGTAGCCAATAAGCAGACCCGCGATTGCAA includes the following:
- a CDS encoding YSC84-related protein; this translates as MQRIRIGLCCLAITLLLNGCGTTGGNTPVTKRQAILNMREQVLSELYKVHPQARVEVASAPGYAVFSNWNVYLFFVSGGSGYGVAKDNRTGKNTYMKMGELGAGLGLGVKDFRAVFIFNKRSVMEQFVNKGWEFGGQADAAAKAGEKGYALGGQGVVSDITIYELTESGLALQATVEGTKYWKDADLN